The following are from one region of the Salvia hispanica cultivar TCC Black 2014 chromosome 1, UniMelb_Shisp_WGS_1.0, whole genome shotgun sequence genome:
- the LOC125202045 gene encoding uncharacterized protein LOC125202045 isoform X1: MSEQPYSANAATSQSYNKGRLCSHCGKSNHTVDKCFTLHGFPPGYGKGKNKFGAGAKETKSVNFVEDCIEDSCDKSAFSPPMSIPSQEQCQQLINLLQSQLAAAATFVPPTSATPTSAAPNMPSSPHNVPFTGCKKLIRAHSNIPSNIWCAVQKTSEEFSLRHFIEQLVCTVF, encoded by the exons ATGAGTGAGCAACCTTATTCAGCTAATGCTGCAACATCTCAATCTTACAATAAGGGGAGACTTTGTTCACACTGTGGTAAGAGTAATCACACGGTTGACAAATGCTTTACTCTCCATGGTTTTCCTCCAGGATATGGTAAGGGGAAGAACAAATTTGGTGCTGGTGCTAAGGAGACTAAATCTGTTAATTTTGTGGAGGATTGCATTGAAGATTCATGTGATAAATCTGCTTTCTCTCCACCAATGAGCATACCTTCTCAGGAGCAGTGTCAGCAGCTCATAAATCTGCTTCAGTCTCAACTTGCTGCTGCTGCCACTTTTGTTCCACCTACTTCAGCTACTCCTACTTCTGCTGCACCAAATATGCCTTCATCTCCTCACAATGTTCCTTTCACAG GTTGTAAAAAGCTTATTAGAGCTCACTCAAACATTCCATCGAACATTTGGTGTGCTGTGCAAAAGACAAGTGAAGAATTTTCGTTGAGGCATTTCATCGAACAATTGGTGTGCACTGTGTTTTAA
- the LOC125202045 gene encoding uncharacterized protein LOC125202045 isoform X2, whose product MSEQPYSANAATSQSYNKGRLCSHCGKSNHTVDKCFTLHGFPPGYGKGKNKFGAGAKETKSVNFVEDCIEDSCDKSAFSPPMSIPSQEQCQQLINLLQSQLAAAATFVPPTSATPTSAAPNMPSSPHNVPFTGSFSGNCDWEG is encoded by the exons ATGAGTGAGCAACCTTATTCAGCTAATGCTGCAACATCTCAATCTTACAATAAGGGGAGACTTTGTTCACACTGTGGTAAGAGTAATCACACGGTTGACAAATGCTTTACTCTCCATGGTTTTCCTCCAGGATATGGTAAGGGGAAGAACAAATTTGGTGCTGGTGCTAAGGAGACTAAATCTGTTAATTTTGTGGAGGATTGCATTGAAGATTCATGTGATAAATCTGCTTTCTCTCCACCAATGAGCATACCTTCTCAGGAGCAGTGTCAGCAGCTCATAAATCTGCTTCAGTCTCAACTTGCTGCTGCTGCCACTTTTGTTCCACCTACTTCAGCTACTCCTACTTCTGCTGCACCAAATATGCCTTCATCTCCTCACAATGTTCCTTTCACAG GGAGCTTCTCAGGAAATTGTGATTGGGAGGGGTAG